From Chloracidobacterium thermophilum B:
GGGAAGACTCAGCAACACCAGGGCCAGAGAAACCAACATGACCTGTCGCATGGCTTTCACTCCTTTTGTCAACCGCGCTGCGGTTTTTTGGGCTGTGTTCGATGTGACATGAAGCTGAGCTTTTGTTCATATCACCTGTATAACCAGAATATGAGCTTAGGTTCATATTTTACAAGCCCCTTCTTCCGGCTTCTCACCTGCAGTGCTGAAAACCTGGCCTGAAAAATGTTTTGGAAGCGACACACAACCCTTTGCTAGGATGAAGGGCCAGCCTGACCGGTCTTTCCGATACGAATCATGAGCGCGCCTACGAAATGCTCTCTGACTATTGGCTCAGAGCTTGGAGTTGCACTACCGAAGCAGGAACGCAGCCGTCGCACCCGTGAAAAGCTCATCCTGGCTGCCGCCCAGCTTTTCGAGGAACGAGGCTTCGAGAAAACGACCTCGAATGACATCGCGGCGGCAGCCGGTGTCAGCATTGGGTCGTTTTATGCCTACTTCTCAGACAAGCGGCAGATTCTACTTTTGCTGTTTGAGCAGCTTATTGCCGAACGTCTGGATGCCGTCTTCAGCAATTTCACTGAAGAAGACCTGACTGGCGGCGACCTCCGGGGTTGTATTGAACGCTGTATTCACCGCACCTTTGCCAACAAGGCGGCGACGCCAGGGCTGACCCGTCTCATTTACGACCTGGCTCCCAAGGATGAAGCCGTCGGGGCGCTGTGCCGGCGCCTGATGGAAGAATCCGTAGAAAACCTGGAGAAGTTGCTCCGCAAGGCGATGGCGCTGGGACTGACGGGCCTGACCGATCCGCACACGGCAGCGACAACCATCGTCCACGCCGTCGAGGCGGTTGCCCGCAAATGCGTCTTTGAAGACGAATTGCCAGAGAAAGACTGGCCGCCCTACATCACCTGCCTGACAGACATGACCTATGGATTTGTC
This genomic window contains:
- a CDS encoding TetR/AcrR family transcriptional regulator, with the protein product MSAPTKCSLTIGSELGVALPKQERSRRTREKLILAAAQLFEERGFEKTTSNDIAAAAGVSIGSFYAYFSDKRQILLLLFEQLIAERLDAVFSNFTEEDLTGGDLRGCIERCIHRTFANKAATPGLTRLIYDLAPKDEAVGALCRRLMEESVENLEKLLRKAMALGLTGLTDPHTAATTIVHAVEAVARKCVFEDELPEKDWPPYITCLTDMTYGFVFGARSQLPA